A region from the Eleginops maclovinus isolate JMC-PN-2008 ecotype Puerto Natales chromosome 17, JC_Emac_rtc_rv5, whole genome shotgun sequence genome encodes:
- the LOC134879383 gene encoding anoctamin-4-like isoform X2 gives MEESSSKATDSSTQIDVPPLAVKNANVLLERKRSEGISSPSRDDDSTLLNPGTNSSILDNNTKSDSCLPEGRSKSSCLCFSDGKSRIDYILVYRKSSSQSEKREIFERNIRAEGLQMEKEGSLTNSDVIFLKLHAPWDVLCRYAELMNIRMPFRRKIFFMHRRPKFMSRMEKRINKFRGWLPRKPMKFDSNTLPDLEENESFTAPFSRSRIHHFIIHNKDTFFNNATRSRIVHHILQRVKYEEGKNKMGLNRLLSNSSYEAAFPLHEGSYHSKNSIRTHGAENHRHLLYECWAWWGVWYKYQPLDLIRRYFGEKIGLYFAWLGWYTGMLFPAALVGLLVFLYGVFTLEHCQVSKEICQAKDIIMCPICDQYCPYLRLSDSCIYAKVTHLFDNGATVFFAVFMAVWATVFLEFWKRRRAVLAYDWDLIDWEEEEDEIRPQFEAKYSKKERMNPISGKPEPYQAFTDKYSRLIVSASGIFFMILVVIAAVFGIVIYRVITVSTFAAFGWALIRNNSQVATTGTAVCINFCMIMLLNVLYEKVALLLTNLEQPRTESEWENSFTLKMFLFQFVNLNSSTFYIAFFLGRFTGRPGAYLRLINRWKLEECHPSGCLIDLCMQMGIIMVLKQTWNNFMELGYPLIQNWWTRRRLRREHGKNAKAGFPQWERDYNLQPMNAYGLFDEYLEMILQFGFTTIFVAAFPLAPLLALLNNVIEIRLDAYKFVTQWRRPLPSQAKDIGIWYGILEGIGILSVITNAFVIAVTSDFIPRLVYAYKYGPCAGQGRAGEGCMMGYVNASLSIFRVSDFERKSQSRTNGSELFGEAVKYCRYRDYREPPDSAEPYSYTLQFWHVLAARLAFIIVFEHMVFAIKTLIAYLIPDLPKDLRDRMRREKYLIQEMMYEAELERLQKEKNDKKQKKERAHHKEWP, from the exons ATGGAGGAATCCTCGTCTAAAGCCACGGACTCCAGCACTCAAATTGATGTTCCTCCCCTCG CTGTGAAGAATGCTAATGTGCTTCTTGAAAGAAAAAGGTCAGAGGGCATCAGCAGCCCGTCCAGAGACGACGACTCCACCCTGCTCAACCCGGGAACCAACAGCAGCATCCTGGACAACAACACCAAGTCCGATTCGTGCCTCCCAGAG GGGAGGAGTAAGTCCAGCTGCCTTTGCTTCAGTGATGGAAAGAGTCGCATTGACTACATCCTGGTTTACAGGAAGTCCAGCTCGCAGTCCGAGAAAAGGGAGATATTTGAGAGGAACATCCGTGCAGAGGGCTTACAGATGGAAAAGGAG GGCTCTTTGACAAACAGTGATGTGATTTTTCTGAAGCTTCATGCACCGTGGGATGTCCTGTGTCGCTACGCAGAGCTCATGAACATTCGTATGCCTTTTAG GAGAAAAATCTTTTTCATGCACCGACGGCCCAAGTTCATGAGCAG GATGGAAAAGCGCATCAACAAATTTCGTGGCTGGCTGCCCCGAAAGCCCATGAAGTTTGACAGCAACACTCTACCAGACTTAGAGGAAAACGAGAGCTTCACTGCCCCCTTCAGTCGATCAAGGATACATCA TTTCATCATCCACAACAAAGACACCTTTTTCAACAATGCCACCAGAAGTCGAATCGTCCATCACATCCTTCAGCGGGTCAAATATGAGGAGGGTAAAAATAAGATGG GTCTTAATCGTCTTTTGAGTAATAGCTCATATGAGGCAGCTTTCCCTCTTCACGAG GGGAGCTACCACAGCAAAAACTCCATCAGAACACACGGAGCAGAGAACCATCGGCACCTGCTGTATGAATGCTGGGCCTGGTGGGGGGTGTGGTACAAGTACCAACCACTGGACCTCATCAG GAGGTATTTTGGTGAGAAGATTGGTCTGTACTTCGCCTGGCTGGGATGGTACACTGGGATGctgtttcctgcagctctggTCGGCCTTTTGGTATTCCTATATGGCGTTTTCACTCTAGAGCACTGCCAGGTCAG TAAGGAAATCTGCCAGGCCAAAGACATCATCATGTGCCCCATCTGCGACCAGTACTGCCCCTACCTGAGGCTGTCAGACAGCTGCATCTACGCCAAG GTCACCCATCTGTTTGACAATGGTGCAACGGTTTTCTTTGCTGTTTTCATGGCTGTATGGG cGACGGTCTTCCTGGAGTTCTGGAAAAGGCGCAGAGCTGTCCTTGCCTATGACTGGGACCTCATTGactgggaggaagaggag GACGAAATACGTCCCCAGTTTGAGGCAAAATACTCCAAGAAGGAGAGGATGAACCCCATATCTGGAAAGCCTGAACCGTACCAAGCTTTCACTGACAAATACAGCCGACTTATCGTATCGGCATCTGGGATCTTTTTCATG ATACTGGTGGTGATTGCAGCTGTGTTTGGCATTGTAATTTACCGAGTGATCACCGTGAGCACCTTTGCCGCCTTCGGCTGGGCTCTCATAAGGAACAACTCTCAGGTGGCGACCACGGGAACGGCAGTGTGCATCAACTTCTGCATGATAATGCTCCTCAACGTG CTCTATGAAAAAGTTGCTCTTCTTCTCACTAATTTAG AACAGCCAAGGACAGAATCCGAATGGGAGAACAGCTTCACTCTCAAGATGTTCCTTTTCCAGTTTGTCAACCTCAACAGTTCAACTTTCTACATCGCCTTCTTCTTGGGAAG ATTTACTGGCAGGCCTGGTGCTTATCTACGCCTCATCAACCGCTGGAAACTGGAAGAA TGCCATCCAAGTGGCTGTCTCATCGACCTCTGTATGCAAATGGGGATCATCATGGTGCTGAAACAGACCTGGAACAATTTCATGGAGCTTGGCTACCC gCTGATCCAAAACTGGTGGACACGGCGGAGGCTGAGGAGAGAACATGGGAAGAATGCCAAGGCCGGCTTTCCACAGTGGGAGAGGGATTACAACCTACAGCCAATGAATGCATATGGACTCTTTGATGAATACCTAGAAATGA ttctACAGTTTGGTTTCACCACCATCTTTGTGGCAGCTTTTCCTCTGGCCCCTCTCTTAGCGCTGCTCAACAATGTCATCGAGATCCGTTTGGACGCCTACAAGTTTGTAACACAGTGGCGGCGCCCTCTGCCTTCACAAGCCAAAGACATAG GGATCTGGTATGGCATTCTGGAGGGCATCGGCATCTTGTCTGTCATCACCAATGCCTTTGTCATCGCTGTTACCTCAGACTTCATCCCTCGCCTTGTTTATGCCTACAAGTACGGACCTTGTGCTGGTCAGGGTCGAGCAGGGGAAGG GTGTATGATGGGTTACGTTAACGCCAGTCTCTCAATATTCCGGGTGTCGGACTTTGAGAGAAAATCCCAGTCCAGGACTAATGGCTCCGAACTGTTTGGAGAAGCTGTGAAGTATTGCAG GTATCGGGACTACAGGGAGCCTCCGGACTCTGCTGAGCCGTACTCATACACTCTGCAGTTCTGGCACGTCCTGGCTGCCCGCCTAGCATTCATCATTGTATTTGAG CATATGGTGTTTGCAATCAAGACGCTGATTGCGTACCTGATCCCTGACCTCCCCAAAGACCTGCGGGACCGAATGCGCAGAGAGAAATATCTGATCCAGGAGATGATGTATGAGGCCGAGTTGGAGAGACTCCAGAAGGAAAAAAACGAcaagaagcagaagaaagaaCGGGCCCATCACAAAGAATGGCCCTGA
- the LOC134879423 gene encoding amphoterin-induced protein 2-like, which yields MRPTASQLLGKTSVRGNRWNRATAALMLSLCLGFPPSVAMCPPYCLCASDIISCSGRNLSVLPSDLPSYATRLDLSHNALTALPVDWTSRPFDWLATLVLSRNSISQIEVNAFTMTPYLIHLDISSNQLTVLNSSIFSGLKELKELLLFGNQISKIRPGAFSDLYSLKRLYLSGNRLNAFPLGLYWEPGGPLNLTFLDLSNNMLSKVPVQSLLSLPMQGRIYLQGNPLVCDCALLALVEYWMWKQYHPLIVFRGEYPCRDNSGPECSQQVVSDKPVEEQIYQVHPGKWLSVPCPGLTFPTQEVFWVTPKTVLNSSTDDPSARLIVSPNGTLEIQEALMEDSGVYVCVAARGRHFGPHESPEVNVVVGNQSTASTSGLRHRNGAEHFNTAFTTLASCVVSIILVLLYLYLTPCRCQENRGRGSRGCGGRAFVLCADPREVESGQRQSNGKRVAFLEPQLEDSDIDGPKTTAIHLGHVTTEGILKNGSRTVGQTLTDATLMV from the coding sequence ATGCGTCCCACTGCCTCACAGCTTTTAGGGAAGACCAGTGTTAGAGGTAACCGCTGGAACCGGGCCACTGCAGCCTTGATGCTCTCCCTGTGTCTTGGCTTTCCTCCCTCTGTGGCCATGTGCCCACCCTACTGCCTTTGTGCCAGTGATATAATTTCCTGCAGCGGGCGCAATCTGTCCGTGCTACCCTCTGATCTCCCAAGCTATGCCACACGGTTGGACCTGAGCCACAATGCCCTCACTGCCCTGCCTGTGGACTGGACTTCCAGACCGTTTGACTGGCTTGCTACACTGGTTCTTAGCCGAAACTCCATTAGCCAAATTGAGGTGAATGCATTCACCATGACGCCCTATCTCATCCACCTGGACATTTCTTCCAACCAACTAACAGTGCTGAACTCGTCCATCTTCTCTGGGTTGAAGGAACTGaaagagctgctgctgttcgGCAACCAGATCTCCAAGATTAGGCCTGGGGCCTTCAGTGATCTTTACAGCCTAAAGAGGCTCTACCTCTCCGGGAACCGACTGAACGCTTTCCCCTTGGGGCTTTATTGGGAACCTGGGGGGCCTCTTAATCTGACCTTTCTTGATCTTTCAAACAACATGCTCTCCAAGGTTCCCGTCCAGAGCTTGCTGTCCCTACCCATGCAAGGTAGAATTTATTTGCAGGGAAATCCTTTGGTCTGTGACTGTGCTTTACTCGCTTTGGTGGAGTACTGGATGTGGAAACAGTATCACCCCCTGATAGTCTTCCGAGGTGAATACCCATGTAGGGACAATTCAGGACCTGAATGTAGCCAGCAGGTAGTTTCTGATAAGCCAGTTGAGGAACAAATTTACCAAGTACATCCTGGTAAATGGCTAAGTGTGCCATGTCCAGGGTTGACATTTCCAACTCAGGAGGTATTCTGGGTTACCCCAAAGACTGTGTTGAACTCCTCAACCGATGATCCCAGTGCCCGCCTAATAGTCTCCCCAAATGGCACCCTTGAAATCCAAGAAGCCCTGATGGAGGATtctggtgtgtatgtgtgcgtagCAGCTCGAGGGCGTCACTTTGGCCCCCACGAGTCTCCTGAGGTCAATGTTGTGGTTGGAAACCAAAGTACGGCCTCCACAAGCGGGTTAAGGCACCGTAATGGGGCAGAGCATTTTAATACTGCATTCACGACCCTGGCTTCCTGCGTGGTTAGCATCATACTGGTGCTGCTCTACCTTTACCTCACCCCCTGTCGATGCCAGGAAAACCGGGGCAGGGGATCGAGAGGGTGTGGAGGACGAGCCTTCGTCCTTTGTGCAGACCCCAGAGAGGTAGAATCAGGACAGCGGCAGTCAAATGGAAAGAGAGTGGCTTTCCTAGAGCCTCAGTTAGAGGACTCTGATATTGATGGTCCAAAAACAACAGCCATTCATTTGGGTCACGTTACCACTGAGGGAATTCTCAAGAATGGAAGTAGGACAGTGGGACAGACACTCACAGACGCTACTCTGATGGTAtag